In Streptomyces nojiriensis, one genomic interval encodes:
- a CDS encoding helix-turn-helix domain-containing protein — protein sequence MHGTGAEVDGARGVFAVDSTAPGFAPRGLDVFRRGWETQVGDDVFQLPAFSPDTIGDFRVKGNVAKVHGAAIADLHAASATRTADVPGGDQDLVAMYVVRRGAWTLGGPPAYGDQTVSAGQFLVRHLGRLTAFETTAHLTAKFLVLPPGELKPLLGTRVITGPADSAEMRLLTALTDMIHTTVADLGPAGVAAAQGTLIELTKAVAKGRFDDVEPRLAPALTQAAKDLADRRLADPDLSPAMLARELNVSVRTLHRAFAAVGEQVTAYIRHRRLHEARLALVAPSGRLSISELAAHWQFADGSHFTRAFKKHYGQTPTEYARSTGAAPPSPNRHPPGRGPAESA from the coding sequence ATGCACGGTACTGGTGCGGAGGTCGACGGCGCGCGCGGGGTGTTCGCAGTGGACTCGACCGCCCCGGGCTTCGCACCGCGGGGACTCGACGTCTTCCGGCGCGGGTGGGAGACGCAGGTCGGCGACGATGTCTTCCAACTGCCGGCCTTCAGCCCGGACACGATCGGCGACTTCCGGGTCAAGGGCAACGTGGCCAAGGTGCACGGCGCGGCGATCGCCGATCTTCACGCCGCGTCGGCAACCCGGACCGCGGACGTCCCGGGCGGCGATCAGGATCTGGTGGCCATGTACGTCGTGCGGCGCGGTGCATGGACTCTGGGCGGCCCGCCCGCGTACGGCGACCAGACCGTGTCGGCCGGGCAGTTCCTCGTCCGGCACCTCGGACGCCTGACGGCCTTCGAGACGACGGCGCACCTCACGGCGAAGTTCCTCGTCCTGCCCCCCGGCGAGCTCAAACCCCTGCTCGGGACCCGGGTCATCACCGGGCCGGCGGACTCGGCCGAGATGCGCTTGCTGACGGCCCTTACCGACATGATTCACACAACCGTGGCCGACCTCGGCCCGGCCGGTGTGGCAGCTGCCCAAGGCACCCTGATCGAGCTGACCAAGGCGGTGGCGAAGGGCCGGTTCGACGACGTAGAACCCCGGTTGGCTCCCGCGCTCACCCAGGCGGCCAAGGACCTCGCGGACCGTCGTCTCGCCGACCCCGACCTTTCTCCGGCGATGCTCGCCCGCGAACTCAACGTCTCCGTCCGTACGCTGCACCGGGCGTTCGCCGCGGTGGGTGAGCAGGTGACCGCATACATCCGCCACCGGCGACTGCACGAGGCCCGGCTCGCCCTTGTCGCGCCGTCAGGGCGCCTGAGTATTTCGGAACTCGCCGCACACTGGCAGTTCGCGGACGGCAGTCACTTCACCCGAGCGTTCAAGAAGCACTACGGTCAGACTCCCACCGAATACGCCCGCTCGACCGGAGCAGCCCCGCCCTCGCCGAACCGGCACCCGCCGGGCCGCGGGCCGGCCGAAAGCGCGTGA
- a CDS encoding NADPH-dependent F420 reductase: MTTIAVLGNGRVGGNLAAALTRAGHEVTVADRAPGAAANAARTARIVINATPGAGSLERLAALREELHDKILVDVSNATTDGPDGLPADLIYPGSSLAEQLQEALPETHVVKTLNTMLFPVMTAPATLTQTPTAFLSGEDPLAKQTVRELLVDLGWHKEWITDLGGIQTARATEAAILFVPHVIRSIGFTPFAISIAR; encoded by the coding sequence ATGACCACGATCGCAGTTCTCGGAAACGGCCGCGTCGGCGGCAATCTGGCCGCAGCCCTCACCCGGGCCGGACACGAGGTGACGGTGGCGGACCGCGCGCCGGGCGCCGCCGCCAATGCCGCCCGGACGGCCCGGATCGTCATCAACGCCACCCCGGGCGCCGGCTCCCTCGAACGTCTCGCCGCCCTGCGCGAAGAGCTGCACGACAAGATCCTCGTGGACGTCTCCAACGCCACCACCGACGGACCGGACGGACTCCCCGCCGACCTCATCTACCCCGGCTCGAGCCTCGCCGAACAGCTCCAGGAAGCACTGCCCGAAACGCATGTCGTCAAGACGCTCAACACCATGCTCTTCCCGGTGATGACCGCGCCGGCCACGCTCACCCAGACGCCAACCGCCTTCCTCTCAGGCGAGGACCCGCTGGCCAAGCAGACCGTCCGTGAACTGCTCGTCGACCTCGGCTGGCACAAGGAATGGATCACCGATCTCGGCGGGATCCAGACGGCCCGCGCCACGGAGGCCGCGATCCTGTTCGTCCCGCACGTCATCCGGTCCATCGGATTCACCCCCTTCGCGATCTCGATCGCCCGCTGA
- a CDS encoding inositol monophosphatase family protein, whose product MSETLETTDVVTSDADLLDRTATAVRAAGAALRERFGDVVRYETREELMQALAVNDSTALDILRPRLTSLRPEASWVEDELDGGALPPGEWWVVDPAEGNVNHLHALPEWAVTATLVRENQPVLTVVHLPLTGETYTALTGAGAHLDGRPLHVSGTEDLGLSIVATSQARPDEDEKVVRRVGSSITAMLFDALVVRTAVPATLHLTNVAAGRMDAFWQFAGARADLLPGALLVTEAGGRISDAEGRPWTPQSDSFLAAAPGVHAAAVATLSR is encoded by the coding sequence ATGTCCGAAACGCTTGAGACCACCGACGTCGTCACCTCCGACGCCGACCTGCTCGACCGCACAGCGACCGCCGTGCGCGCCGCCGGTGCGGCGCTGCGCGAGCGCTTCGGCGATGTGGTCCGCTACGAGACCCGCGAAGAGCTGATGCAGGCGCTCGCCGTCAACGACAGCACGGCCCTCGACATCCTGCGCCCCCGTCTCACGAGCCTGCGCCCGGAGGCCAGTTGGGTGGAGGACGAGCTGGACGGAGGGGCGCTGCCGCCCGGCGAGTGGTGGGTCGTGGACCCGGCCGAAGGCAATGTCAACCACCTGCACGCGCTGCCGGAGTGGGCGGTGACCGCCACCCTCGTACGGGAGAACCAGCCGGTGCTCACCGTGGTCCACCTGCCGCTGACCGGCGAGACCTACACCGCGCTCACCGGTGCGGGCGCCCACCTCGACGGCCGGCCGCTGCACGTCTCCGGGACCGAGGACCTCGGCCTGAGCATCGTGGCCACCAGCCAGGCCCGGCCGGACGAGGACGAGAAGGTCGTACGGCGCGTCGGCTCCTCGATCACCGCGATGCTCTTCGACGCGCTCGTCGTCCGCACCGCCGTGCCCGCGACCCTGCACCTGACGAACGTGGCCGCAGGCCGGATGGATGCCTTCTGGCAGTTCGCCGGCGCCCGAGCGGACCTGCTGCCCGGCGCGCTGCTCGTCACCGAGGCCGGCGGACGGATCTCCGACGCCGAGGGCCGCCCCTGGACCCCGCAGAGCGACAGCTTCCTGGCCGCCGCGCCCGGCGTCCACGCCGCGGCCGTCGCCACGCTCTCCCGCTGA
- a CDS encoding GMC family oxidoreductase encodes MGQSPYDYVVVGAGTAGCVIASRLSERPGVRVLLLEAGARDATEAMASPWGFLGFDPSSLWPGASTVQAGTGRAADVLRGKALGGSSSINGLYHLRGHRSGYDEWPGLGAPGWGFDDLLPYFRRSESTRSRDASVRGTDGPVVVAPVPEPHPLATAGVDAAVQAGFTRADDIGGGLETGFGWSDMNLPGGARQSAADAYIRPFLDRPNLDVVTDATAHRLRITAGRCTGVEYTVGGEHLSVESAEVILTAGAIGSAHLLMLSGIGPARHLGEHGIVVVADLPGVGSHLQDHPMAAVVYEASRPVPFVPANPPAEMMGLLYSDPAAARPDLQVYIVAAPLPSAWGRPPAGGYSIAFSAMAPHSSGTVRLADADPAGAPVVDPGYLSDDRDLEVMRKGLAVARRIGEADAFADWRKQEAVPGPGTSGESVEEFIRKATGPYFHFTGTCRMGTDADAVVDPANLRVHGIAGLRVADASVMPSIPSANTNATVYAIAERAAELLG; translated from the coding sequence ATGGGCCAGAGTCCTTATGACTATGTCGTTGTGGGAGCGGGGACAGCGGGGTGCGTGATCGCCTCCCGGCTTTCGGAACGCCCCGGTGTGCGGGTGCTGTTGCTGGAGGCGGGAGCCCGGGACGCGACCGAGGCGATGGCGTCTCCTTGGGGGTTCCTGGGGTTCGACCCGTCATCCCTCTGGCCGGGCGCCTCGACCGTGCAGGCCGGTACAGGCAGGGCCGCTGACGTGCTGCGCGGTAAGGCGCTCGGCGGATCGTCGAGCATCAACGGCCTCTACCACCTGCGGGGGCACCGCTCCGGTTACGACGAATGGCCCGGACTCGGTGCTCCGGGATGGGGCTTCGACGATCTGCTGCCCTATTTCCGCCGCAGCGAGAGCACTCGCAGTCGTGATGCCTCCGTGCGGGGCACGGACGGGCCGGTCGTGGTCGCCCCCGTTCCGGAACCCCATCCCCTGGCCACGGCGGGCGTCGACGCCGCGGTGCAGGCCGGATTCACACGCGCCGACGACATCGGCGGCGGGCTGGAGACCGGGTTCGGGTGGAGTGACATGAATCTGCCCGGCGGCGCCCGCCAGAGCGCGGCCGACGCCTACATCCGTCCGTTCCTCGACCGGCCGAACCTGGACGTCGTCACGGACGCGACCGCGCATCGGCTGCGCATCACCGCGGGCCGCTGCACCGGCGTCGAGTACACCGTGGGTGGCGAGCACCTGTCCGTCGAGAGCGCCGAGGTCATATTGACCGCGGGGGCCATCGGTTCCGCGCACCTCCTGATGCTGTCAGGGATCGGCCCGGCACGACACCTTGGCGAACACGGCATCGTCGTCGTCGCCGACCTGCCGGGAGTGGGATCCCATCTGCAGGACCATCCGATGGCGGCAGTGGTGTACGAGGCCAGCCGGCCCGTACCTTTCGTTCCTGCCAACCCGCCGGCCGAAATGATGGGCCTGCTGTACAGCGACCCCGCCGCGGCCCGGCCGGACCTTCAGGTCTACATCGTCGCCGCACCGCTCCCGTCGGCATGGGGCCGGCCGCCGGCGGGCGGCTACTCCATCGCCTTCTCCGCGATGGCTCCGCACAGCAGCGGCACCGTGCGCCTGGCGGACGCCGATCCCGCCGGCGCTCCCGTCGTCGACCCCGGCTATCTGAGCGACGACCGTGACCTGGAGGTCATGCGCAAGGGCCTGGCAGTGGCACGCCGTATCGGGGAGGCCGACGCGTTCGCCGACTGGCGCAAGCAGGAAGCGGTGCCGGGCCCCGGGACGAGCGGCGAATCCGTGGAAGAGTTCATCCGCAAGGCCACCGGCCCCTACTTCCACTTCACCGGCACCTGCCGCATGGGAACCGACGCCGATGCCGTCGTCGACCCTGCGAACCTTCGCGTACATGGGATCGCCGGGCTGCGGGTCGCCGATGCCTCGGTGATGCCGTCCATCCCCTCGGCCAACACCAACGCGACCGTCTACGCCATCGCCGAACGGGCTGCCGAACTGCTCGGCTGA
- a CDS encoding WD40 repeat domain-containing protein, protein MADPAEPKRLARNAITGGETFTAAFSPDGRTLAAGSAAGKLRLWDVSEPSEPRLRAERTTAREDLVALSFNSEGLLATGSDAGAENGRATVQLWDVADPAGPRLLDTANPKTVMAIAFHPRRNLLLSAGAAAETAWWTVEAGGHLAAVPPEEELTRWPFGFENIRSISFHPDGGTAAAADSYKTAGVRLRTVPGNGNLYDEKAGAGTLPGTEPVQSVAYSPDGRHLAVGDVGGRVRIWPATKPYGAIEGEVQDFESDTDPVSPDGRFVLTQVPNPESSVVWDLLPARTTKDAEPRRRFTLPHPWSSRAFLPGRDRPIVLAHRLGEGGESIFRFWTFDDENELPAEAGEITYAAVHGVTPAVSSDGKLLVLSSPDHATAQVWDLSDPRRPHESEGRITLGHGPVGVEYLPESELIVVQEPTENAKLWDVSDPAHPREGERLPAAPHGYWSAGRDRLITALQDGSLQFWDVSDAQHPKKPKALRFDLEIEQVQFSPDGKQVVTISGGDPPYRIWDLEPDGEWRTPAAATLDARSDVVMPASLPGYMLVQGGGAMDGGTTRPKYTFLLDRDTDAIHEHLCTRYPLSVEKDQWEALFPHVPHQRSCG, encoded by the coding sequence GTGGCCGACCCGGCGGAGCCGAAACGCCTGGCCCGCAACGCGATCACCGGAGGCGAGACCTTCACGGCAGCGTTCAGCCCGGACGGCCGCACGCTCGCCGCCGGGAGCGCGGCGGGGAAGCTGCGGCTGTGGGACGTGTCCGAACCCTCGGAGCCACGGCTGCGGGCGGAACGCACGACGGCGCGCGAGGACCTCGTCGCCCTGTCGTTCAACAGTGAGGGGCTGCTGGCAACGGGCAGCGATGCCGGTGCGGAGAACGGCAGGGCGACGGTCCAGTTGTGGGATGTCGCAGATCCGGCCGGTCCGCGCCTTCTGGACACGGCCAACCCGAAGACCGTCATGGCCATCGCCTTCCATCCCCGCCGCAACCTTCTGCTGTCGGCGGGCGCAGCGGCGGAGACGGCCTGGTGGACGGTGGAAGCGGGCGGCCATCTCGCAGCTGTGCCCCCGGAAGAGGAGTTGACCAGGTGGCCGTTCGGATTCGAGAACATCCGGTCGATCAGCTTCCACCCCGACGGCGGGACGGCCGCGGCCGCCGACTCCTACAAGACTGCAGGCGTCCGCCTCCGTACTGTGCCCGGAAACGGGAACCTCTACGACGAGAAGGCCGGCGCCGGAACCCTGCCCGGGACCGAACCCGTCCAGAGCGTGGCCTACAGCCCGGACGGCCGCCACCTCGCCGTGGGCGACGTCGGGGGACGCGTTCGGATCTGGCCGGCAACCAAACCGTACGGAGCGATCGAGGGAGAGGTGCAGGACTTTGAATCCGACACGGATCCCGTCAGCCCCGACGGCCGCTTCGTGCTCACGCAGGTCCCGAACCCCGAGAGCTCGGTCGTATGGGACCTGCTGCCGGCGCGCACCACGAAGGACGCCGAACCGCGTCGCCGGTTCACGCTTCCCCACCCCTGGTCCTCCAGGGCGTTCCTGCCGGGCAGGGACCGCCCGATCGTGCTGGCGCACCGCCTCGGCGAGGGAGGGGAAAGCATCTTCCGCTTCTGGACCTTCGACGACGAAAACGAGCTGCCCGCGGAAGCCGGCGAGATCACCTACGCCGCCGTACACGGCGTGACGCCTGCTGTGTCGTCCGACGGCAAGCTGCTCGTGCTCAGCTCGCCCGACCACGCCACGGCGCAGGTGTGGGACCTCAGTGACCCACGCCGCCCCCACGAGTCGGAAGGGCGGATCACGCTCGGCCACGGCCCCGTTGGCGTCGAGTACCTGCCGGAGAGCGAGCTGATCGTTGTCCAGGAGCCGACCGAAAACGCGAAGCTCTGGGACGTCAGCGACCCTGCCCACCCCCGGGAGGGGGAGCGGCTGCCTGCCGCGCCCCATGGGTACTGGTCGGCCGGGAGGGACCGGCTGATCACAGCTCTGCAGGACGGATCGCTGCAGTTCTGGGACGTGAGCGACGCTCAGCACCCGAAGAAACCCAAGGCGCTGCGCTTCGACCTGGAGATAGAGCAAGTGCAGTTCAGTCCCGATGGCAAGCAGGTCGTGACGATAAGCGGCGGCGATCCGCCGTACCGCATATGGGACCTGGAGCCGGACGGCGAATGGCGTACCCCGGCGGCAGCCACGCTCGACGCCAGGAGCGATGTCGTCATGCCCGCCTCGTTGCCCGGGTACATGCTGGTACAGGGGGGCGGGGCGATGGACGGCGGGACCACGAGGCCCAAGTACACCTTCCTCCTTGACCGAGACACCGACGCGATCCACGAGCACCTCTGCACCAGGTACCCGCTCAGTGTCGAGAAGGACCAGTGGGAGGCGCTCTTCCCGCACGTCCCACACCAGCGCTCGTGCGGCTGA
- a CDS encoding CehA/McbA family metallohydrolase, whose amino-acid sequence MALSRRALLAQAAASATAVATPSPTAGAGGEAAPTTTTTLRGTIPPGAPDFVYVPLDVPPGVRELRVSYRYDKPPTPAGTPGNALDIGLFDQRGTALGGRGFRGWSGGARSEFFLRADEATPGYLPGPLERGRWQIALGPYTVAPQGLPYEITVTFVQGAPAPAVPVAYPPQRIPGRGRAWYRGDCHVHSVHSDGRRTPTEIIALARAAGLDFVNTSEHNTHSSHTAWAGAADSGLLVLTGEEITTRTGHVLAVGTDPGTFIDWRYRARDGRFARFARAVRQAGGLVVPAHPHATCLGCAWKFGLGEADAVEVWNGPWTADDEVSLASWDATLCGAYGDRWLPALAHSDYHRDPDRIGGPQTVVLADDLSRESILAGLRAGRAYAAESSSVSVDFTAVTPRGAHAGIGEALAVAGPGTEVLVRLSVTGAEGCELRLVTDQGLALTVPAATALEWRTTPARTAYVRAEVRHPPQAPPLPGPPAALTNPIWLRP is encoded by the coding sequence ATGGCCCTCAGTAGACGAGCACTACTGGCACAGGCAGCAGCTTCGGCCACCGCCGTCGCCACCCCCTCGCCCACCGCCGGCGCGGGCGGGGAAGCCGCACCGACCACGACCACGACCCTGCGCGGCACGATCCCGCCCGGCGCACCGGACTTCGTGTACGTCCCGCTGGACGTCCCTCCCGGCGTACGCGAGCTGCGCGTCTCCTACCGTTACGACAAGCCGCCCACCCCGGCGGGCACGCCGGGCAACGCACTCGACATCGGCCTGTTCGACCAGCGGGGCACCGCGCTCGGCGGCCGCGGCTTCCGCGGCTGGTCGGGCGGTGCCCGCAGCGAGTTCTTCCTCCGTGCGGACGAAGCCACCCCCGGCTACCTGCCGGGACCGCTGGAGCGCGGCCGCTGGCAGATAGCCCTCGGCCCCTACACCGTGGCCCCGCAGGGCCTGCCCTACGAGATCACCGTCACGTTCGTCCAGGGTGCACCGGCACCCGCCGTCCCCGTGGCCTACCCGCCCCAGCGCATCCCGGGCCGCGGCCGGGCGTGGTACCGCGGGGACTGCCACGTCCACTCCGTGCACTCCGACGGCCGCCGCACCCCGACCGAGATCATCGCTCTCGCCCGCGCCGCCGGCCTGGACTTCGTCAACACCTCCGAGCACAACACCCACAGTTCCCACACAGCCTGGGCGGGCGCCGCCGACAGCGGGCTCCTCGTCCTCACCGGCGAGGAGATCACCACACGGACCGGCCACGTCCTCGCCGTGGGCACGGACCCCGGCACCTTCATCGACTGGCGCTACCGGGCCCGCGACGGCCGCTTCGCGCGATTCGCCCGCGCCGTCCGCCAGGCGGGCGGCCTGGTCGTGCCCGCCCATCCGCACGCCACCTGCCTCGGCTGCGCCTGGAAGTTCGGCCTCGGGGAGGCCGACGCCGTGGAAGTGTGGAACGGCCCCTGGACGGCTGACGACGAGGTGTCCCTGGCCTCCTGGGACGCCACCTTGTGCGGGGCGTACGGTGACCGCTGGCTGCCCGCTCTGGCGCACAGCGACTACCACCGCGACCCGGACCGCATCGGCGGACCCCAGACCGTCGTCCTGGCCGACGACCTGTCCCGCGAGTCGATACTGGCGGGGCTGCGCGCCGGACGGGCCTACGCCGCCGAATCCTCGTCCGTCTCCGTGGACTTCACCGCGGTCACCCCGCGGGGTGCCCACGCGGGCATCGGGGAGGCGCTGGCCGTGGCCGGTCCGGGCACGGAGGTCCTCGTACGGCTGTCGGTGACCGGTGCGGAGGGCTGCGAGCTGCGGCTGGTGACGGACCAGGGCTTGGCCCTCACCGTGCCCGCGGCGACGGCCCTCGAATGGCGCACGACGCCCGCCCGCACCGCCTACGTCCGCGCGGAAGTCCGGCATCCACCCCAGGCGCCGCCCCTCCCCGGGCCGCCGGCCGCCCTCACCAACCCGATCTGGTTGCGCCCCTGA
- a CDS encoding S8 family serine peptidase: MARITINGVTVDPLVQSEEMATASLLSEDASASNYLLVQTTHPPTAEEKEQLSALGVVIHEYVPDDTYLCGYRPSDLDAVRALPFVAWADVYLNGFKIGQSLRSTRLRTGVAELAGSLNGAGPRPRTVDVVLHEDVDVSGDGMRDRIAAAAGVSPGDVQPDRDKVRLTIREGDLPALASLDEVKEIEEVPERVLYNTQAGKVMNAHVSLNGTKFRGEGQIVCVADTGLDRGSTTNVHPAFTGRVKRLVALGRTSPPRTDDPDGHGTHVAGSVLGDGTSVLMDEPVTGTAPEARLVLQSVLDEDGRLGGIPRHLRDLFEPPFLEDGARIHTNSWGPVDPGLPYNQAAKEADQMVWDNKDFVILFAAGNDGTDRDGDGRINMRAVSGETAAKNVITVGASEGDRPGISKTYGQLTGGIFRWPAPPIRDDKMADNPAGMAAFSSRGPSQEGRFKPDVVAPGTAILSTRSRLADAVEDFGVSADPAFMFDSGTSMATPLVAGCVAVLRETLVKNGTPKPSAALIKAMLINGADELAGQYVPSEAGPSPNNSSGFGRVNLQRAVVLPTDAGRAGFTDAKELEQGEERAFLITVPEGAARTLKVTLVWTDPPGAALQNDLDLIVRAGGLERHGNMGTGAGFDRVNNVEQVHWRDVPAGEAEVVVSAHRIARFAQPYAVAWRIL; encoded by the coding sequence ATGGCCCGTATCACCATCAACGGCGTGACAGTGGACCCGCTGGTCCAGTCCGAGGAAATGGCCACCGCATCGCTGTTGTCCGAGGACGCCTCCGCGTCCAACTATCTGCTCGTGCAGACCACGCACCCGCCCACGGCCGAGGAGAAGGAACAACTCTCGGCCCTCGGGGTGGTGATCCACGAGTACGTTCCGGACGACACCTATCTGTGCGGCTACCGGCCGAGCGATCTGGACGCCGTACGCGCACTGCCCTTCGTGGCCTGGGCGGACGTGTATCTCAACGGCTTCAAGATCGGCCAGTCGCTCCGGTCGACCCGGCTGCGCACGGGCGTCGCCGAACTGGCCGGGTCCCTGAACGGTGCGGGTCCCCGACCCCGCACCGTCGACGTCGTCCTGCACGAGGACGTCGACGTGAGCGGGGACGGAATGCGGGACCGGATCGCGGCGGCGGCCGGAGTCAGCCCCGGCGACGTACAGCCCGACCGCGACAAGGTCCGCCTCACCATCCGTGAGGGCGACCTGCCCGCCCTGGCCTCGCTCGACGAGGTGAAGGAGATCGAGGAGGTCCCCGAGCGCGTCCTGTACAACACCCAGGCGGGCAAGGTGATGAACGCCCACGTGTCCCTGAACGGCACGAAGTTCCGGGGCGAGGGCCAGATCGTGTGCGTCGCCGACACCGGCCTCGACAGGGGCTCGACCACCAATGTGCACCCCGCCTTCACCGGCCGGGTCAAGCGGCTGGTCGCCCTCGGCCGTACCAGCCCCCCGCGGACGGACGACCCCGACGGGCACGGCACCCATGTGGCGGGCTCGGTCCTCGGCGACGGGACGTCGGTGTTGATGGACGAGCCCGTCACCGGCACGGCTCCCGAGGCGCGACTGGTCCTGCAGTCCGTGCTGGACGAGGACGGCCGCCTCGGCGGCATCCCGCGCCACCTCCGCGACCTGTTCGAACCGCCCTTCCTGGAGGACGGGGCCCGGATCCACACCAATTCGTGGGGCCCGGTCGACCCCGGGCTGCCCTACAACCAGGCCGCGAAAGAAGCCGATCAGATGGTCTGGGACAACAAGGACTTCGTCATCCTCTTCGCCGCGGGCAACGACGGTACGGACCGGGACGGGGACGGACGCATCAACATGAGGGCCGTCAGCGGGGAGACCGCGGCCAAGAACGTCATCACCGTGGGAGCCAGCGAGGGCGACCGGCCCGGTATCTCCAAGACGTACGGTCAGTTGACGGGCGGAATCTTCCGGTGGCCGGCCCCGCCGATCCGCGATGACAAGATGGCGGACAACCCCGCCGGGATGGCGGCCTTCAGCAGTCGCGGCCCGTCCCAGGAGGGACGCTTCAAGCCCGATGTCGTCGCCCCCGGTACGGCGATCCTGTCCACCCGCTCGCGGCTGGCGGACGCGGTCGAGGACTTCGGTGTCTCCGCGGACCCCGCGTTCATGTTCGACAGCGGTACCAGCATGGCCACCCCGCTGGTGGCCGGCTGCGTGGCGGTGCTGCGCGAGACGCTCGTGAAGAACGGCACTCCGAAGCCCAGCGCCGCGCTCATCAAGGCGATGCTGATCAACGGCGCCGACGAACTGGCCGGCCAGTACGTCCCCAGCGAGGCGGGCCCCTCGCCGAACAACAGCTCCGGCTTCGGCCGCGTCAACCTCCAGCGTGCCGTCGTCCTGCCGACCGACGCCGGCCGGGCGGGCTTCACGGACGCCAAGGAACTGGAGCAGGGGGAGGAGCGCGCCTTCCTGATCACCGTTCCGGAGGGAGCGGCCCGCACGCTGAAGGTGACCCTCGTCTGGACGGACCCCCCGGGGGCGGCCCTGCAGAACGACCTCGATCTGATCGTCCGCGCGGGCGGTCTGGAACGCCACGGCAACATGGGCACGGGTGCCGGTTTCGACCGCGTCAACAACGTCGAGCAGGTCCACTGGCGAGACGTCCCCGCCGGGGAGGCCGAGGTCGTCGTCAGCGCTCACCGGATCGCCCGGTTCGCCCAGCCCTACGCCGTCGCCTGGCGCATTCTCTGA
- a CDS encoding amidase: MTAFEEPATVHAFRDDALGEHDAVGLAAAIRRGEVGAAEVARDAAERVRAVEARLNAVQVHGEVPAHPTPRMGGAFAGVPTFVKDNTDYLGLPTGHGSAAFTPRAARRHAPFARQFLSSGVTVLGKTRLPEFGFSPTTEYEDAEPVRNPWHTGHSAGGSSGGSAALVAAGAVPIAHANDGGGSIRIPAACCGLVGLKPTRGRVVANAQSRQLPLDLVSDGIVSRSVRDTAAFLAAAETYWRNPKLPPLGLVEGPSGRRLRIGFLLDSPNGVHSDPATRAAVTETVATLERLGHTVEPVAPAIDAGFTDDFLTYWGMLSFLLGVTGRTLGADFDRRRTDGLSRGLRETYLKNWQRTPGVLRRLQRTKEAYAAAFRGLDLVLSPVLARTTPPIGHLSPAVPYPTLIERILTYVAFTPVDNVVGTPSISVPAASATDEGLPIGVIVSGRPGSERKLLEVAFALEADRPFRRIKDL, from the coding sequence GTGACGGCTTTCGAGGAACCGGCCACGGTGCACGCTTTCCGGGACGACGCACTGGGGGAGCATGACGCCGTCGGTCTGGCCGCGGCGATCCGGCGGGGCGAGGTCGGCGCCGCCGAGGTCGCCCGGGACGCGGCGGAACGGGTGCGGGCGGTCGAGGCGCGGCTCAACGCGGTCCAGGTGCACGGCGAGGTCCCCGCGCACCCCACCCCCCGGATGGGCGGTGCCTTCGCAGGGGTGCCGACTTTCGTCAAGGACAACACCGACTACCTGGGACTGCCCACCGGCCACGGCAGCGCGGCCTTCACTCCGAGGGCCGCACGCCGGCACGCGCCGTTCGCGCGGCAGTTCCTGAGCAGCGGCGTCACGGTGCTGGGCAAGACACGGCTGCCCGAGTTCGGGTTCAGCCCGACCACGGAGTACGAGGATGCCGAGCCCGTGCGCAACCCGTGGCACACGGGCCACTCGGCCGGCGGTTCGTCGGGCGGCAGCGCGGCGCTCGTCGCCGCCGGGGCGGTGCCGATCGCGCACGCCAACGACGGCGGTGGCTCGATCCGGATTCCCGCCGCCTGCTGCGGACTCGTCGGTCTCAAGCCCACCCGGGGCAGGGTCGTGGCGAACGCCCAGAGCCGTCAACTGCCGCTTGACCTCGTCTCCGACGGAATCGTGAGCCGTTCCGTGCGGGACACCGCCGCGTTCCTCGCCGCCGCCGAGACGTACTGGCGCAACCCGAAGCTGCCGCCCCTGGGCCTGGTCGAAGGACCCTCGGGGCGGCGGTTGCGCATCGGGTTCCTGCTGGATTCGCCGAACGGCGTCCACTCCGACCCCGCCACCCGGGCGGCCGTCACGGAGACAGTGGCCACGCTGGAGCGGCTGGGCCACACGGTGGAGCCCGTGGCGCCGGCCATCGACGCCGGCTTCACCGACGACTTCCTCACGTACTGGGGGATGCTGTCGTTCCTCCTCGGCGTCACGGGCCGGACCCTCGGCGCGGACTTCGACCGGCGCCGCACCGACGGCCTCAGCCGCGGGCTGCGCGAGACGTACCTGAAGAACTGGCAGCGCACTCCGGGCGTGCTGCGGAGGCTGCAGCGTACGAAGGAGGCGTACGCGGCGGCGTTCCGCGGGCTCGACCTCGTGCTCTCGCCCGTGCTCGCGCGCACCACGCCGCCGATCGGGCACCTCAGCCCGGCCGTTCCCTACCCGACGCTGATCGAACGGATCCTCACGTACGTGGCGTTCACACCGGTCGACAACGTCGTGGGCACACCGTCGATCTCGGTGCCCGCCGCGAGCGCGACGGACGAGGGGTTGCCCATCGGCGTCATTGTCTCCGGCCGCCCCGGCAGTGAACGGAAACTGCTGGAGGTCGCGTTCGCGCTGGAGGCGGACCGCCCCTTCCGGCGTATCAAGGACCTGTGA